In Tessaracoccus flavus, the following are encoded in one genomic region:
- a CDS encoding MIP/aquaporin family protein has translation MEEVSLGVVFLSEVVGSAMLLLLGGGVVANAILAKTKGLGGGWLLINFGWGLAVFAGVLVSYKSGGHINPAVTFGILASGADSYAAGVAITAASTVVYVVAQLLGAMIGALLTWVAYKQHFDAEPDPGKKLGVFSTGAEIRNPMWNVITEIIGTFVLVFVVLAAGNWGDADTATPAGLGWLGALGVALLVVGIGASLGGPTGYAINPTRDLGPRIMHAILPIKGKGSSDWGYSWIPIVGPLIGGVLAGLLSGALLPA, from the coding sequence ATGGAAGAAGTCTCGCTAGGAGTCGTTTTCCTATCGGAGGTCGTCGGCTCAGCGATGCTGCTGCTGCTTGGTGGTGGCGTCGTCGCCAACGCCATCCTCGCAAAGACCAAGGGGCTCGGCGGCGGCTGGCTCCTCATCAACTTTGGCTGGGGTCTCGCGGTTTTCGCGGGTGTCCTGGTGTCCTACAAGTCGGGCGGCCACATCAACCCGGCCGTGACGTTCGGCATCCTCGCCTCGGGCGCGGATAGCTACGCCGCCGGCGTGGCGATCACCGCCGCCTCGACGGTTGTCTACGTTGTGGCCCAGTTGCTGGGTGCCATGATCGGCGCCCTCCTCACGTGGGTGGCCTACAAGCAGCACTTCGACGCTGAGCCCGACCCGGGCAAGAAGCTCGGCGTGTTCTCGACCGGTGCTGAGATCCGCAACCCCATGTGGAACGTCATCACTGAAATCATCGGCACCTTCGTGCTGGTGTTCGTCGTGCTGGCCGCTGGCAACTGGGGCGACGCGGACACCGCAACTCCCGCCGGCCTCGGCTGGCTGGGCGCGCTTGGCGTCGCACTCCTCGTCGTCGGTATCGGTGCCAGCCTCGGCGGCCCCACCGGCTACGCCATCAACCCCACCCGTGACCTCGGGCCGCGCATCATGCACGCCATCCTCCCGATCAAGGGCAAGGGAAGCTCCGACTGGGGCTACTCCTGGATCCCGATCGTCGGCCCCCTCATCGGTGGTGTGCTGGCAGGCCTGCTGTCCGGCGCACTCCTCCCCGCGTGA
- the glpK gene encoding glycerol kinase GlpK: protein MNDKYVLAIDQGTTSSRAIVFDHKGTIVSVGQKEHEQIFPRAGWVEHDPKEIWANVRSVVADALSKAELNSGNIAAVGITNQRETTVVWDKNTGEPVYNAIVWQDTRTAKIVEELGGGDQNKYKDRVGLPLATYFCGPKVKWILDNVDGAREKAEAGDLVMGTMDTWVLWNMTGGTNGGIHVTDVTNASRTMLMDLKTLDWDEEIAKDMTIPMSMLPEIKSSAEVYGDGRPQGMLPGVPIAGILGDQQAATFGQACFEVGMAKNTYGTGNFMLINTGEEVVPSENGLLTTVCYKIGDKPAIYALEGSIAVTGSLVQWLRDNLKMFDSAPEVEQLAATVEDNGGAYFVPAFSGLFAPYWKADARGALVGLTRYVNRGHIARAVLEATAFQTREVLDAMEADSGVELAELKVDGGMTANETLMQFQADMLGVDVVRPVVAETTALGAAYAAGIAVGYWQGEQDVIDNWAEDKRWTPSMDEDERERLYRNWKKAVTRTFDWVDEDVKE, encoded by the coding sequence ATGAACGACAAGTACGTACTCGCAATCGACCAGGGGACGACGAGCTCCCGAGCCATCGTCTTCGACCACAAGGGCACGATCGTCTCGGTCGGCCAGAAGGAGCACGAGCAGATCTTCCCCCGCGCGGGATGGGTCGAGCACGACCCCAAGGAGATCTGGGCCAACGTCCGCTCCGTCGTCGCCGACGCGCTGAGCAAGGCAGAGCTGAACTCGGGCAACATCGCAGCGGTTGGCATCACCAACCAGCGCGAGACCACCGTGGTGTGGGACAAGAACACCGGTGAGCCCGTCTACAACGCCATCGTCTGGCAGGACACCCGTACCGCCAAGATCGTCGAAGAACTCGGCGGCGGCGACCAGAACAAGTACAAGGACCGCGTGGGACTCCCGCTCGCCACGTACTTCTGTGGCCCGAAGGTCAAGTGGATCCTCGACAACGTCGACGGCGCCCGCGAAAAGGCGGAAGCCGGCGACCTCGTCATGGGCACCATGGACACCTGGGTACTGTGGAACATGACCGGCGGGACGAACGGCGGCATCCACGTCACCGACGTCACCAACGCGTCGCGCACCATGCTGATGGACCTCAAGACCCTTGACTGGGACGAAGAGATCGCCAAGGACATGACCATCCCCATGTCCATGCTTCCCGAGATCAAGAGCTCGGCCGAGGTCTACGGCGACGGCCGCCCGCAGGGCATGCTCCCGGGCGTTCCGATCGCCGGCATCCTGGGCGACCAGCAGGCGGCCACCTTCGGCCAGGCCTGCTTCGAGGTCGGCATGGCGAAGAACACCTACGGCACCGGCAACTTCATGCTGATCAACACCGGCGAGGAGGTTGTTCCCTCGGAGAACGGCCTGCTCACCACGGTCTGCTACAAGATCGGCGACAAGCCGGCCATCTACGCCCTCGAGGGCTCGATCGCCGTCACCGGTTCACTGGTGCAGTGGCTGCGCGACAACCTGAAGATGTTCGACTCCGCCCCCGAGGTCGAGCAGCTGGCAGCGACGGTCGAGGACAACGGCGGCGCGTACTTCGTGCCGGCTTTCTCCGGCCTCTTCGCCCCCTACTGGAAGGCGGACGCACGCGGTGCGCTCGTCGGCCTGACCCGCTACGTCAACCGTGGCCACATCGCCCGCGCCGTCCTGGAGGCCACCGCCTTCCAGACCCGCGAGGTGCTGGACGCCATGGAAGCCGACTCGGGCGTCGAACTCGCTGAACTCAAGGTCGACGGCGGCATGACCGCCAACGAGACCCTGATGCAGTTCCAGGCCGACATGCTCGGCGTGGACGTCGTCCGCCCCGTCGTCGCGGAAACCACCGCGCTCGGCGCCGCCTACGCCGCCGGCATCGCCGTTGGCTACTGGCAGGGCGAGCAGGACGTCATCGACAACTGGGCAGAGGATAAGCGCTGGACCCCGTCCATGGACGAGGACGAGCGCGAGCGTCTGTACCGCAACTGGAAGAAGGCCGTCACGCGGACCTTCGACTGGGTCGACGAGGACGTCAAGGAGTAA
- a CDS encoding ATP-dependent DNA ligase, translated as MTETEVLKIDGPDGIRDVKLTSALKVLWPDRGVTKRGLVEYLLTVAEPFLHLNGDRPMTLQRFPEGIDGEEFFSKRPPRGAPDFLETVMCTYPSRRRHLQLVFDEPADLAWAAQMGTITFHPWPVRTANLDNPDELRIDLDPQPGRDFKDAVEAAVALRELMAEVGLKAYAKTSGNRGVHVYARIKPTHEFQDVRHGVIGIARELERRLPDLVTSSWWKEERGERVFVDFNQANRDRTIAAAYSPRPLPGAPVSTPLTWDELVEAQPSDFTVLTVPPLLEQRPCPWSDIDDDPGDVTGALALWEADLQRGLGELNFPPDYPKMPGEPPRVPPSKRRTDRADDEYLAPKAERDAGWGTAIAPPYGPMLAKPVKKLPEGDFLYEPKWDGFRSIIWRSGDQVEIGSRNSRPMTRYFPELVEAIIDNFPDHSAIDGEIIMVDPTTGDRLNFDTLQQRIHPAASRIEKLARETPASFVAFDLLALGQNNFVEKPFRERRAALEEALAHAEPPIYLTRATDDPDVAREWFEEFEGAGLDGVIAKSLDEPYVEDKRVMYKLKHERTADCVVAGYRLYKDEADAIGSLLLGLYTDDGQLNSVGVIGALPMARRKELFEELQPLVTTFDDHPWAWAQPEETTPDNRDQSTPRTPTSAAHSRWNAKKDLSFVPLRPERVVEVRYDHMEGDRFRHTAQWVGWREDRDPESCTYDQLEEPVSYDLTEVLRGPDV; from the coding sequence ATGACTGAGACAGAAGTGCTCAAGATCGACGGCCCCGACGGCATCCGGGACGTGAAGCTCACGAGCGCGCTCAAGGTGCTCTGGCCCGACCGGGGCGTCACGAAACGCGGGCTGGTGGAGTATCTGCTCACGGTCGCGGAGCCCTTCCTGCACCTGAACGGGGACCGCCCGATGACACTGCAGCGGTTCCCGGAGGGCATCGACGGGGAGGAGTTCTTCTCCAAGCGCCCGCCCCGAGGCGCGCCGGACTTCCTCGAGACCGTCATGTGCACGTACCCGTCCAGGCGTCGGCACCTGCAGCTCGTCTTCGACGAACCCGCCGACCTCGCGTGGGCGGCACAGATGGGCACCATCACCTTCCATCCCTGGCCCGTCCGAACCGCCAACCTGGACAACCCGGACGAGCTGCGGATCGACCTCGACCCGCAGCCGGGCCGCGACTTCAAGGACGCCGTCGAGGCTGCTGTCGCCCTGCGGGAACTCATGGCGGAGGTGGGGCTCAAGGCATACGCGAAGACATCGGGCAATCGCGGCGTGCACGTGTACGCGAGGATCAAGCCCACGCACGAGTTCCAGGACGTCCGCCACGGGGTCATCGGCATCGCCCGCGAACTGGAGCGCCGGTTGCCCGATCTGGTGACCAGCTCGTGGTGGAAAGAGGAGCGCGGCGAGAGGGTGTTCGTCGACTTCAACCAGGCCAACCGGGACCGGACCATCGCCGCCGCCTATTCGCCCCGGCCGCTCCCGGGGGCACCGGTCTCCACCCCCCTGACGTGGGATGAACTTGTCGAGGCCCAGCCGTCCGATTTCACGGTGCTGACGGTGCCCCCACTCCTCGAGCAGCGACCATGCCCGTGGTCTGACATCGACGACGACCCCGGAGACGTCACCGGGGCACTCGCGCTCTGGGAGGCCGACCTGCAGCGCGGTCTGGGGGAGCTCAACTTCCCGCCCGACTACCCCAAGATGCCCGGCGAACCCCCGAGGGTGCCGCCGTCGAAACGCCGGACCGATCGCGCCGACGACGAGTACCTCGCGCCCAAGGCGGAGCGGGACGCCGGATGGGGCACGGCGATCGCGCCGCCCTACGGGCCCATGCTCGCTAAGCCCGTCAAGAAGCTTCCCGAGGGGGACTTCCTGTACGAACCGAAGTGGGATGGGTTCAGGTCGATCATCTGGCGGTCGGGCGACCAGGTGGAGATCGGCAGCCGTAACTCCCGCCCCATGACGCGCTACTTCCCGGAGCTCGTCGAGGCGATCATCGACAACTTCCCCGACCATTCGGCGATCGACGGCGAGATCATCATGGTCGACCCCACCACCGGCGACCGGCTCAACTTCGACACGCTCCAACAGCGGATTCACCCGGCGGCCTCCCGCATAGAGAAGCTCGCCAGGGAAACGCCTGCGAGCTTCGTCGCCTTCGACCTCCTGGCGCTGGGCCAGAACAACTTCGTCGAAAAGCCGTTCCGGGAGCGCCGGGCGGCACTCGAAGAAGCGCTGGCGCACGCAGAGCCCCCCATCTACCTCACGCGCGCCACCGATGATCCGGACGTGGCGCGGGAATGGTTCGAGGAGTTCGAGGGGGCGGGCCTCGACGGGGTAATCGCGAAGTCGCTCGACGAGCCCTACGTCGAGGACAAGCGGGTGATGTACAAGCTCAAGCATGAGCGCACCGCCGACTGCGTCGTCGCCGGTTACCGTCTCTACAAGGATGAGGCGGACGCGATCGGCTCGCTGCTGCTGGGGCTCTACACCGACGACGGCCAGCTGAACTCGGTCGGTGTCATCGGGGCGCTGCCCATGGCCCGCCGCAAGGAGTTGTTCGAGGAGCTCCAGCCGCTGGTGACGACGTTCGACGACCATCCATGGGCCTGGGCGCAGCCGGAGGAGACGACGCCGGACAACCGGGATCAGTCGACCCCTCGGACGCCGACCTCCGCAGCCCACTCCCGGTGGAACGCCAAGAAGGACCTGTCGTTCGTCCCGCTGCGGCCCGAGCGGGTGGTCGAGGTCCGCTACGACCACATGGAAGGCGACCGGTTCCGCCACACCGCCCAGTGGGTCGGCTGGCGCGAGGACCGCGATCCCGAGTCGTGCACCTATGACCAGCTCGAGGAGCCGGTCAGCTACGACCTGACGGAGGTCCTCCGCGGCCCAGACGTCTGA